From the genome of Patagioenas fasciata isolate bPatFas1 chromosome 17, bPatFas1.hap1, whole genome shotgun sequence, one region includes:
- the SGSM1 gene encoding small G protein signaling modulator 1 isoform X1: protein MAAAPAEAETRQRLLRTVKKEVKQIMEEAVTRKFVHEDSSHIISFCAAVEACVLYGLKRRAAGFLRSNKIAALFMKVGKSFPLAEELCKKVQDLEQLIENARNQVQGITENVRKVPKLPNLSPQAIKHLWIRTALFEKVLDKIVHYLVENSSKYYEKEALLMDPVDGPILASLLVGPCALEYTKMKTADHFWTDPSADELVQRHRIHSSHCRQDSPTKRPALCIQKRHSSGSMDDRPSLSARDYVESLHQNSRATLLYGKNNVLVQPRDDMEAIPGYLSLHQTADIMALKWTPNQLMNGSVGDLDYEKSLSSKTSQCQDVTKEERSQMTNVYWDYAMTIRLEEIVYLHCHQQVDSGGTVVLVSQDGIQRPPLRFPRGGHLLQFLSCLENGLLPHGQLDPPLWSQRGKGKVFPKLRKRSPQGSSESASDKEDDEATDYVFRIIYPGTQSEFVPQDLMDTPGAALPPMWQPSTRKSSCSSCSQSGSSDGGPSNGCSHERAPLKLLCDNMKYQILSRAFYGWLAYCRHLSTVRTHLSALVNHNIVSPDVPCNASAGLTVDIWQRYLEDSTSYEDRELLRLIYYGGIQHEIRKAVWPFLLGHYQFGMTEAERKEADDQIRTCYEHTMAEWLGCEAIVRQREKESHAAALAKCSSGASLDSHIQRMMHRDSTISNESSQSCSSGRQNHPRLQSDSSSSTQVFESVDEVEQTETDAQLEDGKPSKIPNGTVPNGTCSPDSGHPSSQNFSIASGFSERSFSNEDSALETNKSSASSQGKAGGSDVPAPQDTDNAWQEEKLQGQDSLEGEFSTGGSMDFVPVSESSAGVLRDHDAVALTVVESWADSEAEKQSLVESEDNLSEEPEMESLYPQLDSLAVASAVSSTGVTYSPELLDMYTVNLHRIEKDVQRCDRNYWYFTPANLEKLRNIMCSYIWQHIEIGYVQGMCDLLAPLLVILDDEALAFSCFTELMKRMNQNFPHGGAMDTHFANMRSLIQILDSELFELMHQNGDYTHFYFCYRWFLLDFKRELVYDDVFAVWETIWAAAHVSSAHYVLFIALALVEMYRDIILENNMDFTDIIKFFNEMAERHNTKQILKLARDLVYKVQTLIENK, encoded by the exons GTGAAGCAGATCATGGAGGAGGCGGTGACGAGGAAGTTTGTGCATGAGGACAGCAGCCACATTATCTCCTTCTGCG CCGCGGTGGAAGCCTGTGTGCTGTACGGCTTGAAGCGGAGGGCGGCAGGATTCCTGCGCAGCAACAAGATAGCGGCTCTCTTTATGAAGGTGGGCAAGAGCTTTCCTCTGGCTGAGGAGCTTTGCAAGAAGGTGCAAGACCTGGAGCAGCTCATTGAGAACGC ACGAAATCAAGTCCAAGGCATCACGGAGAATGTGCGCAAGGTGCCGAAGCTGCCCAACCTGTCTCCTCAAGCCATCAAGCACCTCTGGATCCGCACAGCCCTATTTGAAAAGGTCTTGGATAAAATCGTGCATTACTTGGTAGAAAACAGCAG TAAGTACTATGAGAAAGAAGCTCTCCTGATGGATCCCGTGGATGGGCCAATTCTTGCATCTCTATTGG TGGGGCCCTGTGCGCTGGAGTACACCAAGATGAAGACCGCCGACCATTTCTGGACAGACCCCTCGGCTGACGAGCTGGTCCAGCGGCACCGGATCCACAGCTCGCACTGTCGCCAGGACTCGCCCACCAAGCGCCCGGCGCTCTGT ATTCAGAAAAGGCATTCCAGTGGCAGCATGGATGACCGGCCGTCACTGTCTGCCAGGGACTACGTGGAGTCGCTGCACCAGAATTCCCGAGCCACACTCCTCTATGGCAAGAACAATGTCCTGGTGCAGCCA CGAGATGACATGGAGGCGATCCCAGGATATCTGTCCCTTCACCAGACTGCCGACATCATGGCGCTGAAGTGGACCCCCAACCAGCTGATGAACGGCTCCGTGGGGGACCTGGACTACGAGAAGAG CCTAAGCTCTAAAACTTCCCAGTGTCAAGACGTGACCAAGGAAGAGAGGAGTCAGATGACAAA CGTGTACTGGGACTATGCCATGACCATTCGCCTAGAGGAGATCGTCTATCTACACTGTCACCAGCAAG TAGACAGTGGTGGGACGGTTGTCTTGGTGAGCCAGGATGGGATTCAGCGGCCGCCGCTGCGCTTTCCCCGGGGAGGACACTTGCTGCAGTTCCTGTCCTGCCTGGAGAACGGGCTCCTGCCCCACGGGCAGCTGGATCCCCCGCTCTGGTCGCAGCGAGGGAAG GGGAAGGTGTTTCCCAAACTGAGGAAGCGAAGTCCCCAGGGCTCCTCCGAGTCCGCGTCCGACAAGGAGGATGACGAAGCCACAGATTACGTTTTCAGGATAATCTACCCAGGGACACAGTCCGAATTCG TGCCCCAGGACCTGATGGACACGCCAGGTGCTGCTCTGCCTCCCATGTGGCAACCCAGCACCCGCaagtcctcctgctcctcctgctcccagagcGGCTCCTCGGACGGGGGCCCGTCCAACGGCTGCAGCCACGAGAG AGCTCCGCTGAAGCTCCTGTGTGACAACATGAAGTACCAGATCCTCTCCCGGGCCTTCTATGGCT GGCTGGCCTATTGCAGACACCTGTCCACGGTGCGAACCCACCTGTCTGCGCTGGTCAACCACAACATCGTGTCTCCTGATGTGCCCTGCAATGCCAGCGCGGGACTGACGGTGGACATCTGGCAGAGATACCTGGAGGACAGCACG AGCTACGAGGACCGGGAGCTGCTGCGGCTGATCTACTACGGCGGGATCCAGCACGAGATCAGGAAGGCTGTCTGGCCCTTCCTTTTGGGCCATTATCAGTTTGGGATGACggaggcagaaaggaaggag GCTGACGACCAGATCCGCACCTGCTACGAGCACACCATGGCGGAGTGGCTGGGCTGTGAGGCCATCGTCCGGCAGCGCGAGAAGGAGTCGCACGCAGCGGCGCTGGCCAAGTGCTCCTCCGGGGCCAGCCTGGATTCCCACATCCAGAGGATGATGCACAGGGACTCGACCATCAGCAACGAG tcttctcagagctgcagcTCCGGCCGCCAGAATCACCCCCGGCTGCAGAGTGACTCCAGCTCCAGCACACAG GTGTTTGAATCTGTTGATGAAGTGGAACAGACAGAAACAGATGCTCAACTGGAAGATGGCAAACCAAGCAAGATCCCTAACGGGACGGTTCCCAATGGCACATGTTCCCCTGATTCTGGCCACCCCTCTTCCCAGAACTTCTCCATCGCCTCGGGTTTCTCGGAGCGCAGCTTCAGCAATGAAGACAGTGCCCTGGAAACCAATAAATCCTCGGCCAGCTCTCAGGGAAAGGCCGGTGGGTCTGACGTGCCAGCTCCACAGGACACAGATAACGCTtggcaggaggagaagctgcagGGCCAGGACAGCCTAGAAGGGGAATTTTCCACTGGTGGCAGCATGGATTTTGTTCCTGTGAGTGAGAGCTCGGCAGGGGTCCTGCGTGACCATGATGCTGTGGCCCTGACGGTGGTGGAGAGCTGGGCAGACAGCGAAGCTGAGAAGCAAAGCTTGGTGGAGAGCGAAGACAACCTTTCCGAAGAGCCCGAGATGGAGAGTTTGTACCCACAGCTGGATTCTCTGGCTGTAGCATCTGCTGTGTCCTCAACAGGTGTCACCTACTCT CCAGAGCTACTGGACATGTACACGGTGAACCTGCACCGCATTGAGAAGGACGTGCAGCGATGTGACCGCAACTACTGGTACTTCACCCCTGCCAACTTGGAGAAGCTCCGCAACATCATGTGCAG CTACATCTGGCAGCACATTGAGATCGGCTATGTGCAGgggatgtgtgacctgctggCCCCTCTCCTGGTCATCCTGGATGACG AGGCTTTGGCCTTCAGCTGTTTCACTGAGCTGATGAAGAGGATGAATCAGAACTTCCCCCATGGAGGAGCCATGGACACCCACTTTGCCAACATGCGATCTCTGATCCAG ATTCTGGACTCTGAGCTCTTCGAGCTGATGCACCAGAATGGTGACTACACTCATTTCTACTTCTGCTACCGATGGTTTCTCCTGGACTTCAAGAGAG AGCTGGTGTACGACGACGTGTTCGCCGTCTGGGAGACCATCTGGGCAGCTGCGCACGTGTCCTCTGCGCACTATGTGCTCTTCATAGCCCTGGCGCTGGTGGAGATGTACCGGGACATCATCTTGGAGAACAACATGGATTTTACAGACATCATCAAGTTTTTCAACG AAATGGCTGAGCGGCACAACACCAAGCAGATCCTGAAGCTGGCCCGGGACCTTGTCTATAAAGTCCAGACTCTGATCGAAAACAAATGA
- the SGSM1 gene encoding small G protein signaling modulator 1 isoform X5, whose protein sequence is MEEAVTRKFVHEDSSHIISFCAAVEACVLYGLKRRAAGFLRSNKIAALFMKVGKSFPLAEELCKKVQDLEQLIENARNQVQGITENVRKVPKLPNLSPQAIKHLWIRTALFEKVLDKIVHYLVENSSKYYEKEALLMDPVDGPILASLLVGPCALEYTKMKTADHFWTDPSADELVQRHRIHSSHCRQDSPTKRPALCIQKRHSSGSMDDRPSLSARDYVESLHQNSRATLLYGKNNVLVQPRDDMEAIPGYLSLHQTADIMALKWTPNQLMNGSVGDLDYEKSLSSKTSQCQDVTKEERSQMTNVYWDYAMTIRLEEIVYLHCHQQVDSGGTVVLVSQDGIQRPPLRFPRGGHLLQFLSCLENGLLPHGQLDPPLWSQRGKGKVFPKLRKRSPQGSSESASDKEDDEATDYVFRIIYPGTQSEFVPQDLMDTPGAALPPMWQPSTRKSSCSSCSQSGSSDGGPSNGCSHERAPLKLLCDNMKYQILSRAFYGWLAYCRHLSTVRTHLSALVNHNIVSPDVPCNASAGLTVDIWQRYLEDSTSYEDRELLRLIYYGGIQHEIRKAVWPFLLGHYQFGMTEAERKEADDQIRTCYEHTMAEWLGCEAIVRQREKESHAAALAKCSSGASLDSHIQRMMHRDSTISNESSQSCSSGRQNHPRLQSDSSSSTQVFESVDEVEQTETDAQLEDGKPSKIPNGTVPNGTCSPDSGHPSSQNFSIASGFSERSFSNEDSALETNKSSASSQGKAGGSDVPAPQDTDNAWQEEKLQGQDSLEGEFSTGGSMDFVPVSESSAGVLRDHDAVALTVVESWADSEAEKQSLVESEDNLSEEPEMESLYPQLDSLAVASAVSSTGVTYSPELLDMYTVNLHRIEKDVQRCDRNYWYFTPANLEKLRNIMCSYIWQHIEIGYVQGMCDLLAPLLVILDDEALAFSCFTELMKRMNQNFPHGGAMDTHFANMRSLIQILDSELFELMHQNGDYTHFYFCYRWFLLDFKRELVYDDVFAVWETIWAAAHVSSAHYVLFIALALVEMYRDIILENNMDFTDIIKFFNEMAERHNTKQILKLARDLVYKVQTLIENK, encoded by the exons ATGGAGGAGGCGGTGACGAGGAAGTTTGTGCATGAGGACAGCAGCCACATTATCTCCTTCTGCG CCGCGGTGGAAGCCTGTGTGCTGTACGGCTTGAAGCGGAGGGCGGCAGGATTCCTGCGCAGCAACAAGATAGCGGCTCTCTTTATGAAGGTGGGCAAGAGCTTTCCTCTGGCTGAGGAGCTTTGCAAGAAGGTGCAAGACCTGGAGCAGCTCATTGAGAACGC ACGAAATCAAGTCCAAGGCATCACGGAGAATGTGCGCAAGGTGCCGAAGCTGCCCAACCTGTCTCCTCAAGCCATCAAGCACCTCTGGATCCGCACAGCCCTATTTGAAAAGGTCTTGGATAAAATCGTGCATTACTTGGTAGAAAACAGCAG TAAGTACTATGAGAAAGAAGCTCTCCTGATGGATCCCGTGGATGGGCCAATTCTTGCATCTCTATTGG TGGGGCCCTGTGCGCTGGAGTACACCAAGATGAAGACCGCCGACCATTTCTGGACAGACCCCTCGGCTGACGAGCTGGTCCAGCGGCACCGGATCCACAGCTCGCACTGTCGCCAGGACTCGCCCACCAAGCGCCCGGCGCTCTGT ATTCAGAAAAGGCATTCCAGTGGCAGCATGGATGACCGGCCGTCACTGTCTGCCAGGGACTACGTGGAGTCGCTGCACCAGAATTCCCGAGCCACACTCCTCTATGGCAAGAACAATGTCCTGGTGCAGCCA CGAGATGACATGGAGGCGATCCCAGGATATCTGTCCCTTCACCAGACTGCCGACATCATGGCGCTGAAGTGGACCCCCAACCAGCTGATGAACGGCTCCGTGGGGGACCTGGACTACGAGAAGAG CCTAAGCTCTAAAACTTCCCAGTGTCAAGACGTGACCAAGGAAGAGAGGAGTCAGATGACAAA CGTGTACTGGGACTATGCCATGACCATTCGCCTAGAGGAGATCGTCTATCTACACTGTCACCAGCAAG TAGACAGTGGTGGGACGGTTGTCTTGGTGAGCCAGGATGGGATTCAGCGGCCGCCGCTGCGCTTTCCCCGGGGAGGACACTTGCTGCAGTTCCTGTCCTGCCTGGAGAACGGGCTCCTGCCCCACGGGCAGCTGGATCCCCCGCTCTGGTCGCAGCGAGGGAAG GGGAAGGTGTTTCCCAAACTGAGGAAGCGAAGTCCCCAGGGCTCCTCCGAGTCCGCGTCCGACAAGGAGGATGACGAAGCCACAGATTACGTTTTCAGGATAATCTACCCAGGGACACAGTCCGAATTCG TGCCCCAGGACCTGATGGACACGCCAGGTGCTGCTCTGCCTCCCATGTGGCAACCCAGCACCCGCaagtcctcctgctcctcctgctcccagagcGGCTCCTCGGACGGGGGCCCGTCCAACGGCTGCAGCCACGAGAG AGCTCCGCTGAAGCTCCTGTGTGACAACATGAAGTACCAGATCCTCTCCCGGGCCTTCTATGGCT GGCTGGCCTATTGCAGACACCTGTCCACGGTGCGAACCCACCTGTCTGCGCTGGTCAACCACAACATCGTGTCTCCTGATGTGCCCTGCAATGCCAGCGCGGGACTGACGGTGGACATCTGGCAGAGATACCTGGAGGACAGCACG AGCTACGAGGACCGGGAGCTGCTGCGGCTGATCTACTACGGCGGGATCCAGCACGAGATCAGGAAGGCTGTCTGGCCCTTCCTTTTGGGCCATTATCAGTTTGGGATGACggaggcagaaaggaaggag GCTGACGACCAGATCCGCACCTGCTACGAGCACACCATGGCGGAGTGGCTGGGCTGTGAGGCCATCGTCCGGCAGCGCGAGAAGGAGTCGCACGCAGCGGCGCTGGCCAAGTGCTCCTCCGGGGCCAGCCTGGATTCCCACATCCAGAGGATGATGCACAGGGACTCGACCATCAGCAACGAG tcttctcagagctgcagcTCCGGCCGCCAGAATCACCCCCGGCTGCAGAGTGACTCCAGCTCCAGCACACAG GTGTTTGAATCTGTTGATGAAGTGGAACAGACAGAAACAGATGCTCAACTGGAAGATGGCAAACCAAGCAAGATCCCTAACGGGACGGTTCCCAATGGCACATGTTCCCCTGATTCTGGCCACCCCTCTTCCCAGAACTTCTCCATCGCCTCGGGTTTCTCGGAGCGCAGCTTCAGCAATGAAGACAGTGCCCTGGAAACCAATAAATCCTCGGCCAGCTCTCAGGGAAAGGCCGGTGGGTCTGACGTGCCAGCTCCACAGGACACAGATAACGCTtggcaggaggagaagctgcagGGCCAGGACAGCCTAGAAGGGGAATTTTCCACTGGTGGCAGCATGGATTTTGTTCCTGTGAGTGAGAGCTCGGCAGGGGTCCTGCGTGACCATGATGCTGTGGCCCTGACGGTGGTGGAGAGCTGGGCAGACAGCGAAGCTGAGAAGCAAAGCTTGGTGGAGAGCGAAGACAACCTTTCCGAAGAGCCCGAGATGGAGAGTTTGTACCCACAGCTGGATTCTCTGGCTGTAGCATCTGCTGTGTCCTCAACAGGTGTCACCTACTCT CCAGAGCTACTGGACATGTACACGGTGAACCTGCACCGCATTGAGAAGGACGTGCAGCGATGTGACCGCAACTACTGGTACTTCACCCCTGCCAACTTGGAGAAGCTCCGCAACATCATGTGCAG CTACATCTGGCAGCACATTGAGATCGGCTATGTGCAGgggatgtgtgacctgctggCCCCTCTCCTGGTCATCCTGGATGACG AGGCTTTGGCCTTCAGCTGTTTCACTGAGCTGATGAAGAGGATGAATCAGAACTTCCCCCATGGAGGAGCCATGGACACCCACTTTGCCAACATGCGATCTCTGATCCAG ATTCTGGACTCTGAGCTCTTCGAGCTGATGCACCAGAATGGTGACTACACTCATTTCTACTTCTGCTACCGATGGTTTCTCCTGGACTTCAAGAGAG AGCTGGTGTACGACGACGTGTTCGCCGTCTGGGAGACCATCTGGGCAGCTGCGCACGTGTCCTCTGCGCACTATGTGCTCTTCATAGCCCTGGCGCTGGTGGAGATGTACCGGGACATCATCTTGGAGAACAACATGGATTTTACAGACATCATCAAGTTTTTCAACG AAATGGCTGAGCGGCACAACACCAAGCAGATCCTGAAGCTGGCCCGGGACCTTGTCTATAAAGTCCAGACTCTGATCGAAAACAAATGA
- the SGSM1 gene encoding small G protein signaling modulator 1 isoform X6 yields the protein MKTADHFWTDPSADELVQRHRIHSSHCRQDSPTKRPALCIQKRHSSGSMDDRPSLSARDYVESLHQNSRATLLYGKNNVLVQPRDDMEAIPGYLSLHQTADIMALKWTPNQLMNGSVGDLDYEKSLSSKTSQCQDVTKEERSQMTNVYWDYAMTIRLEEIVYLHCHQQVDSGGTVVLVSQDGIQRPPLRFPRGGHLLQFLSCLENGLLPHGQLDPPLWSQRGKGKVFPKLRKRSPQGSSESASDKEDDEATDYVFRIIYPGTQSEFVPQDLMDTPGAALPPMWQPSTRKSSCSSCSQSGSSDGGPSNGCSHERAPLKLLCDNMKYQILSRAFYGWLAYCRHLSTVRTHLSALVNHNIVSPDVPCNASAGLTVDIWQRYLEDSTSYEDRELLRLIYYGGIQHEIRKAVWPFLLGHYQFGMTEAERKEADDQIRTCYEHTMAEWLGCEAIVRQREKESHAAALAKCSSGASLDSHIQRMMHRDSTISNESSQSCSSGRQNHPRLQSDSSSSTQVFESVDEVEQTETDAQLEDGKPSKIPNGTVPNGTCSPDSGHPSSQNFSIASGFSERSFSNEDSALETNKSSASSQGKAGGSDVPAPQDTDNAWQEEKLQGQDSLEGEFSTGGSMDFVPVSESSAGVLRDHDAVALTVVESWADSEAEKQSLVESEDNLSEEPEMESLYPQLDSLAVASAVSSTGVTYSPELLDMYTVNLHRIEKDVQRCDRNYWYFTPANLEKLRNIMCSYIWQHIEIGYVQGMCDLLAPLLVILDDEALAFSCFTELMKRMNQNFPHGGAMDTHFANMRSLIQILDSELFELMHQNGDYTHFYFCYRWFLLDFKRELVYDDVFAVWETIWAAAHVSSAHYVLFIALALVEMYRDIILENNMDFTDIIKFFNEMAERHNTKQILKLARDLVYKVQTLIENK from the exons ATGAAGACCGCCGACCATTTCTGGACAGACCCCTCGGCTGACGAGCTGGTCCAGCGGCACCGGATCCACAGCTCGCACTGTCGCCAGGACTCGCCCACCAAGCGCCCGGCGCTCTGT ATTCAGAAAAGGCATTCCAGTGGCAGCATGGATGACCGGCCGTCACTGTCTGCCAGGGACTACGTGGAGTCGCTGCACCAGAATTCCCGAGCCACACTCCTCTATGGCAAGAACAATGTCCTGGTGCAGCCA CGAGATGACATGGAGGCGATCCCAGGATATCTGTCCCTTCACCAGACTGCCGACATCATGGCGCTGAAGTGGACCCCCAACCAGCTGATGAACGGCTCCGTGGGGGACCTGGACTACGAGAAGAG CCTAAGCTCTAAAACTTCCCAGTGTCAAGACGTGACCAAGGAAGAGAGGAGTCAGATGACAAA CGTGTACTGGGACTATGCCATGACCATTCGCCTAGAGGAGATCGTCTATCTACACTGTCACCAGCAAG TAGACAGTGGTGGGACGGTTGTCTTGGTGAGCCAGGATGGGATTCAGCGGCCGCCGCTGCGCTTTCCCCGGGGAGGACACTTGCTGCAGTTCCTGTCCTGCCTGGAGAACGGGCTCCTGCCCCACGGGCAGCTGGATCCCCCGCTCTGGTCGCAGCGAGGGAAG GGGAAGGTGTTTCCCAAACTGAGGAAGCGAAGTCCCCAGGGCTCCTCCGAGTCCGCGTCCGACAAGGAGGATGACGAAGCCACAGATTACGTTTTCAGGATAATCTACCCAGGGACACAGTCCGAATTCG TGCCCCAGGACCTGATGGACACGCCAGGTGCTGCTCTGCCTCCCATGTGGCAACCCAGCACCCGCaagtcctcctgctcctcctgctcccagagcGGCTCCTCGGACGGGGGCCCGTCCAACGGCTGCAGCCACGAGAG AGCTCCGCTGAAGCTCCTGTGTGACAACATGAAGTACCAGATCCTCTCCCGGGCCTTCTATGGCT GGCTGGCCTATTGCAGACACCTGTCCACGGTGCGAACCCACCTGTCTGCGCTGGTCAACCACAACATCGTGTCTCCTGATGTGCCCTGCAATGCCAGCGCGGGACTGACGGTGGACATCTGGCAGAGATACCTGGAGGACAGCACG AGCTACGAGGACCGGGAGCTGCTGCGGCTGATCTACTACGGCGGGATCCAGCACGAGATCAGGAAGGCTGTCTGGCCCTTCCTTTTGGGCCATTATCAGTTTGGGATGACggaggcagaaaggaaggag GCTGACGACCAGATCCGCACCTGCTACGAGCACACCATGGCGGAGTGGCTGGGCTGTGAGGCCATCGTCCGGCAGCGCGAGAAGGAGTCGCACGCAGCGGCGCTGGCCAAGTGCTCCTCCGGGGCCAGCCTGGATTCCCACATCCAGAGGATGATGCACAGGGACTCGACCATCAGCAACGAG tcttctcagagctgcagcTCCGGCCGCCAGAATCACCCCCGGCTGCAGAGTGACTCCAGCTCCAGCACACAG GTGTTTGAATCTGTTGATGAAGTGGAACAGACAGAAACAGATGCTCAACTGGAAGATGGCAAACCAAGCAAGATCCCTAACGGGACGGTTCCCAATGGCACATGTTCCCCTGATTCTGGCCACCCCTCTTCCCAGAACTTCTCCATCGCCTCGGGTTTCTCGGAGCGCAGCTTCAGCAATGAAGACAGTGCCCTGGAAACCAATAAATCCTCGGCCAGCTCTCAGGGAAAGGCCGGTGGGTCTGACGTGCCAGCTCCACAGGACACAGATAACGCTtggcaggaggagaagctgcagGGCCAGGACAGCCTAGAAGGGGAATTTTCCACTGGTGGCAGCATGGATTTTGTTCCTGTGAGTGAGAGCTCGGCAGGGGTCCTGCGTGACCATGATGCTGTGGCCCTGACGGTGGTGGAGAGCTGGGCAGACAGCGAAGCTGAGAAGCAAAGCTTGGTGGAGAGCGAAGACAACCTTTCCGAAGAGCCCGAGATGGAGAGTTTGTACCCACAGCTGGATTCTCTGGCTGTAGCATCTGCTGTGTCCTCAACAGGTGTCACCTACTCT CCAGAGCTACTGGACATGTACACGGTGAACCTGCACCGCATTGAGAAGGACGTGCAGCGATGTGACCGCAACTACTGGTACTTCACCCCTGCCAACTTGGAGAAGCTCCGCAACATCATGTGCAG CTACATCTGGCAGCACATTGAGATCGGCTATGTGCAGgggatgtgtgacctgctggCCCCTCTCCTGGTCATCCTGGATGACG AGGCTTTGGCCTTCAGCTGTTTCACTGAGCTGATGAAGAGGATGAATCAGAACTTCCCCCATGGAGGAGCCATGGACACCCACTTTGCCAACATGCGATCTCTGATCCAG ATTCTGGACTCTGAGCTCTTCGAGCTGATGCACCAGAATGGTGACTACACTCATTTCTACTTCTGCTACCGATGGTTTCTCCTGGACTTCAAGAGAG AGCTGGTGTACGACGACGTGTTCGCCGTCTGGGAGACCATCTGGGCAGCTGCGCACGTGTCCTCTGCGCACTATGTGCTCTTCATAGCCCTGGCGCTGGTGGAGATGTACCGGGACATCATCTTGGAGAACAACATGGATTTTACAGACATCATCAAGTTTTTCAACG AAATGGCTGAGCGGCACAACACCAAGCAGATCCTGAAGCTGGCCCGGGACCTTGTCTATAAAGTCCAGACTCTGATCGAAAACAAATGA